The DNA segment TTGCTCGATTCAATTGAAAGGCTCCCGCTGAATGATCGTGCGCGAGCACATTACAGACAGTTCCGCGACAAGTACGTTATCTAGGCGGTCTCGACTTCAGTGCGAGTTCCCGAAAGCCTCGAACCTGCGGGCACGGACTGCCGCCTTTTGAGTCGGGGCTGGATTCATTGTGCCTGAAGGTTTAACGGTGCCCGCGGATGCGCGAGCGCCGCGAACCCTTCAGGCAGCTCCGCCGAGGATGTAGCCCGCTGCGCGCGGCGCTATGGTCACCGCGATCGGTGATGCTGCTGTGGAAAGCTTTCGAGGTTAGTGGCAGCCGCAGCCGCCGCCGCAGCATCCGCCGCCCGTCATCCGGCCCGCCGACGCGCCGTTGCCCGCGATCGCGCTCATCGCAGCGCTGGCGCCGTCGCCATTGCTGCCGCGCGCCGCAAACGTGGACATCTCGCGCGTCAGGTGCGAGCCGTGGCATTCGGGACAGCTCGCCTCGTCGCCGCCGCCGCGCACGAACGCCTCGAAGGAACGATCGCACTCGACGCATCGATACTCGTAGATTGGCATGGACCCCTCACTCGTCGATCGGCTGCGCGTACTCGACCAGCACGCCGCGGGTGGCCTTGGGATGCAGAAAACAGATCATCCCGGCGAGTCCGCGCCGCGCCTTCTGATCGATAAGCTGGATATTTTTCCCGCGCGCTATTTCCAGTTCGCGATCGATATCGTCAGTTTCGAAGCACACGTGATGAAGTCCGCCGCCGCGCCGCGCGAGAAACTTGCCGACGCCATTATCCGGGTTAAGCGGCTCCAGCAGCTCGATCTCGCTTTCGCCGACCTTCAGCAAGGCTGCTTTGACACCTTGCTCCTCGATCGTCTCGCTCTTGGTGAAATGCAGGCCGAGCGTATCGCGCCAGAACTTGAGACCTTCATCCAGGTTCGGCACGACCACGCCCACATGATGGATCTTCTTCAGCATCTACTACTTCTTGTGATCGAGGCAGATCTGTTTCTGCAGAGTGTCCCACCGCTTCTGCATTTCTTTGGAGCCCAGCGTCGGGTGCTCGGCGCGGGTCTGCGCGAGCTTGCTGCAAGCGCCCGGGACATTTTTCTGCTCGACGTACACCAGCGCGATATTGTACTTCGCCTCGTACCACAGGTTGTCCGACTCGGCGGCGGTATTCTCGACCGCGGTCCAGCTTGTGATCGCGTCCTTCCAGTTCTTCTTCGCCTGTGCGATACGCGCGAGCCCCGCATTCGCATCGGGCGACGCCGGGTCAGCCTTGACGACCTGCTGGAAGATCGTGTCGGCCTTGTCATTCTGACCGGTTGCCTGCAACGCCTGCGCGTAGATCGACAACGTACCGGTCAGGTTTTTCACCGGGATTTTGCCGGCCGCGGCCATGTCCGCGAAGTACGAATACGCCGTCACGGTCAACTTCGCGTTGGCCAGGAAAGCCTTCTGATCGTTGTTCGATTTGGCTTCCTGCGCCGCCTTCCAGAAATCGATGCCGAGCCCCTTGATAAAATCGCTCTGCGCGCTGTTGCCCTTGTTGCGCTCGACCAGCGCTGAGACATCGCGATTGACCTCGTCATACTTGCCCAGATGATCGAGCGCCGTGATCCGCCATTCGGCGATGTCGTGAAACTTCTCGCTCATCTTCGGGTACTGCGCTTCGTAATTGTCCAGCAGCGACGCGACTTGCGGGTAGTCGACTTTGGCGGGATCCTCTTCCAGCAACGCCGCCAGCATGAAGATCGCCTGTCCGCGAATTTCATGAATCGATTTCTTCGCGGCACCCGGCGAACTCCGCTCTGCTTCCGGCGCCATCTTGATTGCTTCGTTCAGATTTTGGACCGCCAACTTCTTCAAAGCAGCCGTATCGACCTTAGGTGCCTTGCTGTCCTTCGGGGCTTTCGCGTCCTTCTCGGTGCCCGCCGCCAGCAGCGCCTTATAGTAGCACTCGGCGCTCTTGAACTTCGCGGTGAAAGTGAACTCAGGATTGCCCTTCACTTCGCCATAGAGCTTCGCCGCCTCCAGGAAATTGCCAGTGCGCTGCATTTGCTCGGCCAACGCCAATCGAATCTCGGCGGAATGCTCACCCTGCGCATTCTTCGCCAGGTAATCCTGTCCCGATTTGGTCCATTGATCCTCGAGCGCCTTGTCCTTCGACCCGCCCTCTTCCCAGCGATGACGCGCAAGCGCGAACTTCGTGTACTGCGCCCATTGCGCGTCGGCGCCGCCGCCGCCCGCAATCTTGCTCAGCAAGGCTTCGACCTGATCGTAGCGCTTCTGTTTCAGATAGATGTCAGCGGCAAATTTGTAGCCCTTGGGATATTTCCCCGACGCCGCCGCTTCCGCGTAATACTTCGCCGCCGCGTTCTCGTCCTTGCGCGAGAGCAACACGTTGGCGAGCAGCCACTTCTCGAACGGATCGCTCGAATTGCCGAATTCCTCAACCACGTTGTTCGGATACTTCGAGGCCGCCGCGACGTCGATTGCCCAGCCTTCCTTGTCGTTCTCCTGGCTCTTCATCGCGTCGATGATCTGCTTGTGAATCTCCGCCTTTTTCGCCGGGTCGCTATTCGCCTTCTCTGCCGCGAACAGGGTCTGCAGATGCAGCATCTGGCCGCCGCCCTTGCTGCCACCACCGGCGGGTTGGTATTTGAGCGCCTCGTCCGCCTTGCCCATCTTCATGTAGGTGGTCGAGAGTCCTTCCTGCGCCGCCTTGTATTGCTGCGTCCCGGTGCCGCCTTCCATGATCTGCTTGAAGTCGGCGATCGCGCGGTCATAGTCAGCCTTGTTGAACTTGCCGAGTTCGCGTTCGCAATAGGCGCGGCCGAGCGTGTTCTCGCGCACCAGGTTCGGATCGGGCATCGCGAGCGTGCTTTCGGTAAACCCGTCGATCGCCTGGTTCAGCAGCTTCTTCGATTGTTCCGCGTTGTCGTCGAACAGCGTGGTCGCGGCCTGAAACCGCAGCCATGACAGCGGATACAGCGCGCGCAGCGCGTACTGCTCAGGCTTGTCGTAGTCGCACTGGCTGCCGCTGTCCATCTGGGCAATACAGTCGTCCTTCTTTTTGCGATACGTCGTGTACATCTTGTCCAGCATCGAATCGAGCTGGCGGTACATCGGGATCAACGCGCCCTTATCGACCTTGCCGGCCGAGGCTAGCTTGGCGAAGGTCGCCTCCGCCGCGTCGAGCTTGCCGATTACCTGGTCGGCGGTCGCTTCGTTGGATTCAGCCGCGCTCATCTCGCCTGACAGGCCGGCGAGTTGACCGTTCAAATCGGCCAGACTCTGAGCGGCGGCGATACCGCCGGAAAGAGCGACGGCGGAGAGCACGATCAACGCCACCGTCATGCGATGCGAAAAGCGCACAAGATTCATTTGTCTAGTCCCCACGTGAAATGTTCTGGATTCGGGTTGCCTTACATAAGGATAACCCGTCTTTGGCGTCAAGCAGATCCAAATACTTGCGTAACCTCGATCACTTGCGCAAGCGAAGCGATTTTCGCCCGCCGCGCTTCGATTTGTGGGGCGCGATTCCCCCGCCCTC comes from the Candidatus Binatus sp. genome and includes:
- the mce gene encoding methylmalonyl-CoA epimerase; this encodes MLKKIHHVGVVVPNLDEGLKFWRDTLGLHFTKSETIEEQGVKAALLKVGESEIELLEPLNPDNGVGKFLARRGGGLHHVCFETDDIDRELEIARGKNIQLIDQKARRGLAGMICFLHPKATRGVLVEYAQPIDE
- a CDS encoding lipopolysaccharide assembly protein LapB yields the protein MNLVRFSHRMTVALIVLSAVALSGGIAAAQSLADLNGQLAGLSGEMSAAESNEATADQVIGKLDAAEATFAKLASAGKVDKGALIPMYRQLDSMLDKMYTTYRKKKDDCIAQMDSGSQCDYDKPEQYALRALYPLSWLRFQAATTLFDDNAEQSKKLLNQAIDGFTESTLAMPDPNLVRENTLGRAYCERELGKFNKADYDRAIADFKQIMEGGTGTQQYKAAQEGLSTTYMKMGKADEALKYQPAGGGSKGGGQMLHLQTLFAAEKANSDPAKKAEIHKQIIDAMKSQENDKEGWAIDVAAASKYPNNVVEEFGNSSDPFEKWLLANVLLSRKDENAAAKYYAEAAASGKYPKGYKFAADIYLKQKRYDQVEALLSKIAGGGGADAQWAQYTKFALARHRWEEGGSKDKALEDQWTKSGQDYLAKNAQGEHSAEIRLALAEQMQRTGNFLEAAKLYGEVKGNPEFTFTAKFKSAECYYKALLAAGTEKDAKAPKDSKAPKVDTAALKKLAVQNLNEAIKMAPEAERSSPGAAKKSIHEIRGQAIFMLAALLEEDPAKVDYPQVASLLDNYEAQYPKMSEKFHDIAEWRITALDHLGKYDEVNRDVSALVERNKGNSAQSDFIKGLGIDFWKAAQEAKSNNDQKAFLANAKLTVTAYSYFADMAAAGKIPVKNLTGTLSIYAQALQATGQNDKADTIFQQVVKADPASPDANAGLARIAQAKKNWKDAITSWTAVENTAAESDNLWYEAKYNIALVYVEQKNVPGACSKLAQTRAEHPTLGSKEMQKRWDTLQKQICLDHKK
- a CDS encoding zinc ribbon domain-containing protein — its product is MPIYEYRCVECDRSFEAFVRGGGDEASCPECHGSHLTREMSTFAARGSNGDGASAAMSAIAGNGASAGRMTGGGCCGGGCGCH